In Candidatus Kaistella beijingensis, a genomic segment contains:
- the guaC gene encoding GMP reductase — MRIETELKLGFKDVMIRPKRSTLKSRAQVSLERTFTFRNSKKKWSGVPIIAANMDTVGTFEMAEALSKEKIMSAIHKHYSLEEWDNFLKKQSDSIYEYIALSTGTGKADEEKIKAIIEKHPKIQFLCIDVANGYSEYFVEFVQRARKNFPDKTIIAGNVVTGEMVEELILAGADIIKVGIGPGSVCTTRIKTGVGYPQLSAIIECADAAHGLGGHIISDGGCKIPGDVAKAFGGGADFVMLGGMFAGHDESGGEIMEENGKKFRLFYGMSSQTAMDKHSGGVAEYRASEGKTVKVPYKGPVSETVKDILGGVRSTCTYVGAAELRELSKRTTFIRVQEQHNEVFGS, encoded by the coding sequence ATGAGAATAGAAACCGAGCTCAAACTAGGATTTAAAGACGTAATGATCCGTCCGAAACGTTCTACTTTAAAATCGAGAGCGCAAGTAAGTTTGGAGCGAACTTTTACCTTTAGAAACTCAAAGAAAAAATGGAGTGGCGTTCCAATTATTGCCGCAAATATGGATACAGTCGGAACTTTTGAAATGGCAGAAGCGCTTTCGAAAGAAAAAATTATGTCCGCAATTCACAAACATTATTCATTGGAAGAGTGGGACAATTTCCTGAAAAAACAATCCGATTCTATTTACGAATACATCGCATTAAGTACTGGAACAGGAAAAGCGGACGAGGAAAAAATCAAAGCCATAATTGAAAAACATCCTAAAATTCAATTTCTATGCATCGATGTGGCCAATGGATATTCAGAATATTTCGTCGAATTTGTGCAAAGGGCAAGAAAAAATTTTCCCGATAAAACCATTATTGCAGGGAATGTAGTGACCGGAGAAATGGTAGAAGAACTCATTCTTGCAGGAGCAGACATCATCAAAGTTGGAATTGGTCCTGGTTCTGTTTGCACGACAAGGATTAAGACCGGCGTCGGTTATCCGCAACTTTCTGCAATTATAGAATGTGCAGATGCAGCTCATGGACTTGGTGGACATATCATTTCCGATGGCGGCTGTAAAATTCCGGGAGATGTGGCGAAAGCTTTTGGTGGTGGTGCAGATTTCGTGATGTTGGGCGGAATGTTTGCGGGACACGACGAAAGCGGCGGAGAAATCATGGAAGAAAATGGTAAAAAATTTCGTCTTTTTTATGGAATGAGCTCACAAACTGCGATGGACAAACATTCAGGTGGCGTTGCAGAATATAGAGCTTCGGAAGGTAAAACCGTCAAAGTTCCCTATAAAGGTCCTGTCTCGGAAACCGTAAAAGATATTTTGGGTGGCGTTCGCTCCACCTGTACTTATGTGGGTGCAGCGGAATTGCGGGAGCTTTCAAAAAGAACGACTTTTATAAGAGTACAAGAACAGCATAATGAAGTTTTTGGGAGTTAG
- a CDS encoding ATP-dependent Clp protease ATP-binding subunit, with protein sequence MDHKFSNGLDQVFKHSKNEARRLQSEFLNTEHFLLGMIKTENSAKEILQNLGADLTQIRRKIETMAVSSMNPFSAESDKISFTKMADQSVKRSELECRQYQSSEINTVHLLLGILYKSEDPTTNILSSYDIDYESVSREYQTMLKNSGENPKMSAYDDDEEREDFGQQMRKPTGNIGTGKSKTPTLDNFGRDLTSLARDGKLDPVIGREKEIERVSQILSRRKKNNPLLIGEPGVGKSAIAEGLALRIQQKKVSRVLFGKRVITLDLASLVAGTKYRGQFEERMKAIMTELEKNRDVILFIDELHTIVGAGSSTGSLDASNMFKPALARGEIQCIGATTLDEYRQYIEKDGALERRFQKVMVEPTTIEETVQILNQIKDKYEDHHNVTYTDEAIHACVNLTSRYITDRFLPDKAIDALDEAGSRVYIKNMKVPTEIIDHEKKIEEIKDQKQKAVKAQDYLEARKLKDEEERLQIELNLAQEAWDKNVKEKKEVVTEENVAEVVSMMSGIPVTKVGKNELDKLAQMDNMLNGKVIGQEDAVKKVVKAIQRNRAGLKDPNRPIGTFIFLGTTGVGKTELAKVMARELFDSDDALIRIDMSEYMEKFAVSRLVGAPPGYVGYEEGGQLTEAVRRKPYAVVLLDEIEKAHPDVFNILLQILDEGFVTDSLGRKIDFRNTIVILTSNIGTRDLKDFGDGVGFGTNAKKSTSDARARSTIENALKKAFAPEFLNRIDDIVIFNSLEKEDISRIIDLELNKLYKRLEKLNYKVELTDDAKAFIAEKGWDKDFGARPLKRAIQKYIEDLLAEMLVNKQLSEGEIILLQLNEAKDGLEGQPAKEKETAKSK encoded by the coding sequence ATGGATCATAAATTTTCTAACGGTTTGGACCAAGTGTTCAAACACAGCAAAAACGAAGCAAGACGTTTACAGAGCGAATTTTTGAACACGGAACATTTCCTTTTGGGAATGATTAAAACAGAAAATTCGGCCAAAGAAATCTTGCAAAACTTAGGGGCAGATTTAACCCAAATCAGAAGAAAAATTGAAACCATGGCGGTTTCAAGCATGAATCCGTTTTCAGCTGAAAGCGACAAGATTTCTTTTACCAAAATGGCGGATCAATCCGTGAAACGTTCGGAATTGGAATGCAGACAATATCAAAGTTCAGAAATCAACACCGTGCATCTTCTTTTGGGAATCCTTTATAAATCTGAAGATCCCACCACAAACATTTTAAGTTCGTACGACATCGACTACGAAAGTGTTTCTCGTGAATATCAAACGATGCTGAAAAACTCGGGAGAAAACCCAAAAATGAGTGCTTATGACGATGATGAAGAAAGAGAAGACTTCGGGCAGCAGATGAGAAAACCAACAGGAAATATCGGTACAGGGAAAAGCAAAACTCCTACTTTGGATAATTTCGGAAGGGATTTAACTTCACTCGCAAGAGATGGAAAACTCGATCCGGTAATTGGCCGTGAAAAGGAAATTGAAAGAGTTTCTCAAATTCTATCCCGAAGAAAAAAGAACAATCCTTTATTGATTGGTGAACCGGGAGTTGGTAAATCGGCGATTGCAGAAGGTTTGGCTTTAAGAATTCAACAAAAAAAAGTATCAAGAGTTCTTTTCGGAAAAAGAGTGATTACGCTTGATTTGGCGAGTTTGGTTGCGGGAACAAAATACCGTGGTCAATTCGAGGAAAGAATGAAGGCCATTATGACCGAGTTGGAAAAAAACCGCGACGTGATTCTCTTCATTGATGAATTACATACCATTGTTGGTGCAGGAAGTTCTACAGGAAGTTTAGATGCTTCCAATATGTTCAAACCTGCTTTGGCAAGAGGTGAAATTCAATGCATTGGTGCAACGACTTTGGACGAATATCGTCAATACATTGAAAAAGATGGTGCGCTTGAAAGACGTTTCCAAAAAGTAATGGTAGAACCGACTACGATTGAGGAAACCGTTCAGATTTTAAATCAAATCAAAGATAAATACGAAGATCATCACAATGTAACTTATACTGATGAAGCCATTCATGCTTGTGTAAATTTAACGTCGAGATATATTACCGACCGTTTTTTGCCAGACAAAGCGATTGATGCTTTAGATGAAGCGGGTTCAAGAGTGTATATCAAAAACATGAAAGTTCCGACTGAAATCATCGATCACGAAAAGAAAATCGAGGAAATCAAGGATCAAAAACAGAAAGCGGTAAAAGCACAAGATTACCTTGAAGCAAGAAAATTAAAAGACGAGGAAGAAAGATTGCAGATTGAACTGAATTTGGCTCAAGAAGCTTGGGATAAAAACGTTAAGGAAAAGAAAGAAGTTGTAACCGAAGAAAACGTGGCAGAAGTCGTTTCCATGATGAGTGGAATTCCTGTAACGAAAGTCGGCAAAAACGAACTCGACAAGTTGGCGCAAATGGACAATATGTTGAACGGAAAAGTGATCGGACAGGAAGATGCGGTGAAAAAAGTCGTAAAAGCCATCCAAAGAAACAGAGCCGGTTTGAAAGACCCGAACCGACCAATCGGAACATTTATTTTCCTTGGAACAACAGGTGTCGGAAAAACCGAATTGGCAAAAGTAATGGCGAGAGAGCTTTTCGATTCAGACGATGCTTTAATCCGAATCGATATGAGTGAATACATGGAAAAATTCGCTGTTTCGAGATTGGTTGGAGCTCCTCCAGGATATGTTGGTTACGAAGAAGGAGGTCAATTGACGGAAGCGGTTCGCAGAAAACCTTATGCCGTTGTACTTTTAGACGAAATCGAAAAAGCTCACCCTGATGTTTTCAATATCTTATTGCAGATTTTGGATGAAGGTTTTGTGACCGATTCTTTAGGTAGAAAAATCGACTTTAGAAATACGATTGTGATTTTAACCTCCAATATTGGAACGAGAGATTTGAAAGATTTTGGCGACGGTGTTGGTTTCGGAACTAATGCGAAGAAGTCAACTTCCGATGCAAGAGCAAGAAGTACGATTGAAAATGCTTTGAAAAAAGCTTTCGCTCCGGAATTCTTGAACAGGATTGACGACATAGTGATTTTTAACAGTTTGGAAAAAGAAGATATCTCAAGAATCATCGATTTGGAATTGAACAAACTGTACAAACGTCTTGAAAAACTCAATTATAAAGTTGAATTGACTGACGACGCAAAAGCATTTATTGCTGAAAAAGGTTGGGACAAAGATTTTGGAGCAAGACCGCTGAAACGTGCCATCCAGAAATACATCGAAGATTTGTTGGCGGAAATGTTGGTGAACAAACAGCTTTCAGAAGGTGAAATCATTCTTCTACAGTTGAATGAAGCAAAAGACGGTCTAGAAGGACAACCAGCAAAAGAAAAAGAAACGGCTAAATCAAAATAA
- a CDS encoding uroporphyrinogen decarboxylase: MSPEITNFIGYGASFFVVLSFVLKDIKKIRIVNLVGCILFVIYGVFSNYLWPIIIPNAILCVIQAYHLLKKGE, from the coding sequence ATGAGTCCTGAAATTACCAATTTTATCGGTTACGGCGCGTCTTTTTTCGTGGTTTTGAGTTTTGTTCTTAAAGACATCAAAAAAATCCGAATCGTCAATTTAGTGGGCTGTATTCTTTTTGTGATTTACGGGGTTTTCAGCAATTATTTGTGGCCGATTATTATTCCGAATGCGATTCTGTGCGTGATTCAGGCTTATCATTTGTTGAAGAAAGGGGAATAG
- a CDS encoding glycosyltransferase family 4 protein has protein sequence MKVLVSVFNNLYTDQRVEKVCRTLSEAGYDIELIGNNWGGLPEMQRPYPFSRISLKSKSLKLAYPEFNWKLYQELLKKADKNTILLSNDLDTLLANYLVSKKLRIPLVFDSHEIFTEMPAINGRFTQKIWRILEKFIVPKLKFVMTASESYADWFAKTYGIERPTVVQNFPVKIENPQNYSEINLKKIILYQGVINPSRGLDKMIPAMEEIENAEFWICGDGPKKEEYLALTKTFGLQEKVNFLGKLLPEKLREITKKADVGLSIEENNGLSYFYSMPNKVSDYIQSRVPVVVSNFPEMGKVINRFQVGEKINSHNELAEKVNIVLERGKIFYEDALNKAATELCWEKEEPKILALFRKVTQKHF, from the coding sequence ATGAAAGTTTTAGTAAGCGTTTTCAATAATTTATATACAGACCAACGTGTAGAAAAGGTTTGCAGAACTTTATCCGAAGCGGGTTACGATATTGAACTTATCGGAAATAATTGGGGCGGACTTCCGGAAATGCAGCGGCCATATCCTTTTTCAAGAATTTCTTTAAAATCAAAATCTTTAAAACTTGCCTATCCCGAATTTAATTGGAAATTGTATCAAGAGCTTCTGAAAAAAGCCGATAAAAACACGATTCTTCTTTCCAACGATTTGGACACGCTTTTAGCGAACTATTTGGTTTCAAAAAAATTAAGAATTCCCTTAGTTTTCGACAGTCACGAGATTTTTACGGAAATGCCCGCAATCAACGGGAGGTTTACGCAAAAAATTTGGAGGATTTTAGAGAAATTCATCGTTCCCAAACTGAAATTCGTGATGACCGCAAGTGAAAGCTACGCCGATTGGTTTGCCAAAACTTACGGAATTGAAAGACCAACGGTTGTTCAAAACTTTCCCGTTAAAATTGAAAATCCGCAGAATTATTCTGAAATAAATTTAAAGAAAATCATTCTTTATCAAGGCGTTATCAATCCTTCACGCGGTTTAGACAAGATGATTCCTGCGATGGAAGAAATTGAAAATGCCGAGTTTTGGATTTGTGGAGACGGTCCTAAAAAAGAAGAATATCTTGCTTTAACTAAAACTTTTGGTTTGCAAGAAAAGGTAAACTTTTTAGGAAAACTTTTACCCGAAAAACTTCGTGAAATCACCAAAAAAGCAGACGTTGGTTTAAGCATCGAAGAAAACAACGGATTGAGTTATTTCTATTCCATGCCGAATAAGGTTTCAGATTATATTCAGTCGAGAGTTCCAGTTGTGGTATCTAATTTTCCTGAAATGGGAAAAGTGATTAACCGTTTTCAGGTGGGTGAAAAAATAAACAGCCACAACGAACTTGCTGAAAAAGTAAACATCGTTTTGGAGCGCGGAAAAATTTTCTACGAAGATGCTTTAAATAAAGCAGCAACCGAACTTTGTTGGGAAAAGGAAGAGCCAAAAATTTTAGCGCTTTTCAGAAAAGTTACGCAAAAACATTTCTAA
- a CDS encoding SufE family protein produces the protein MTIKEKQQELVDEFAFLEDWEQKYEYIIDLGKELKGLPEDKKTEENLIKGCQSKVWIDADFKDGKLFFNADSDGILPKGIVSLLVSVYSGHSTQEILESDFDFISEIGLQEFLSPSRANGLMAMTKQIKFYAVAFQLKK, from the coding sequence ATGACCATCAAAGAAAAACAGCAAGAACTTGTTGATGAATTCGCCTTTCTTGAAGATTGGGAGCAGAAATACGAATATATTATCGACCTCGGAAAAGAGTTGAAAGGTCTTCCCGAAGACAAAAAAACCGAGGAAAACCTGATTAAAGGTTGTCAGTCAAAAGTGTGGATTGATGCCGATTTCAAGGACGGAAAATTGTTTTTTAACGCCGATTCAGATGGAATTTTACCGAAAGGAATTGTCTCGCTTTTGGTTTCAGTTTACAGCGGACATTCTACCCAAGAAATTTTGGAATCCGATTTTGATTTTATTTCGGAAATCGGTTTGCAGGAATTTTTGTCACCATCCAGAGCCAATGGTTTAATGGCGATGACAAAGCAAATAAAGTTCTACGCTGTGGCGTTTCAGCTGAAAAAATGA
- a CDS encoding glycosyltransferase family 9 protein, producing the protein MNRILAYRFSAFGDVAMTVPVFTEFLEQNPDVEIVMVSRKNFSDLFDGIPNLIFKGINVDDYKGISGMRRLANELTKEFNPAYIADLHDVIRAKILDRIFNRKGFKVFKINKGKEEKEELTDVWNLEKKQLKQTTERYADVFREMGFNVELSNQLRPKNIEKSGIGIAPFAQHKGKMLPLEKSFEVAKILSSKHKISFFGGGKNEVEILSNWQKEIPNSENLAGKLSLKQELEKIAELELMISMDSANMHLASLMGTRCVSIWGSTHPFAGFLGYGQSENDVVQIKDLTCRPCSVFGDKECYRGDWACLEEINIQQIINKI; encoded by the coding sequence ATGAATCGGATTTTAGCATATCGTTTTTCTGCTTTTGGGGATGTTGCGATGACCGTTCCCGTTTTTACAGAGTTTTTGGAGCAAAATCCTGATGTTGAAATCGTGATGGTTTCCAGGAAAAATTTTTCAGATTTATTCGATGGAATTCCAAACCTTATTTTCAAAGGAATCAATGTTGACGATTACAAAGGAATTTCCGGAATGCGTCGATTGGCAAATGAGTTGACCAAAGAATTTAATCCAGCTTACATTGCTGATTTACACGATGTTATTCGAGCAAAAATTTTAGACAGAATCTTCAATAGAAAAGGTTTTAAAGTCTTTAAAATCAATAAAGGAAAAGAGGAAAAGGAGGAACTGACTGACGTTTGGAATCTCGAAAAAAAGCAACTGAAACAAACTACGGAACGTTATGCTGATGTTTTCCGCGAAATGGGCTTTAACGTTGAACTTTCGAATCAATTACGACCAAAAAATATTGAAAAGTCAGGAATCGGAATTGCGCCTTTTGCACAACACAAAGGGAAAATGCTTCCATTGGAAAAATCTTTTGAAGTTGCAAAAATCCTTTCATCAAAACACAAAATCTCCTTTTTTGGCGGAGGAAAAAATGAAGTAGAAATTCTGAGCAATTGGCAAAAGGAAATCCCAAATTCGGAAAACCTTGCAGGAAAACTTTCTTTGAAACAGGAGCTTGAAAAAATTGCAGAACTGGAACTCATGATTTCCATGGATTCTGCGAATATGCATTTGGCGAGTTTAATGGGAACTAGATGCGTCTCGATTTGGGGTTCAACCCATCCTTTTGCAGGATTTCTCGGTTATGGACAAAGCGAAAATGACGTGGTTCAAATCAAGGATTTAACTTGCAGACCTTGCTCTGTTTTTGGAGACAAAGAATGTTATCGCGGCGACTGGGCTTGCTTGGAAGAAATTAATATTCAACAGATTATCAACAAGATATAA